The following is a genomic window from Miscanthus floridulus cultivar M001 chromosome 14, ASM1932011v1, whole genome shotgun sequence.
GGTTCCCCTTTTATTGCACTCTGGCTAACCTTATTTTATTTGATGATTATGATATCACATATATAGAGGGTACATGCCACCAGAATACATAAATAGTGGCGATATATCAAGAAAGTTTGACGTGTTCAGTTTGGGAGTTATAATTATCAGAATAATGGATGGAAATGATGGCAACTCCCGCCGTTTTGATATGCCTCGTGAACAGTTCATTGAGTTTGTAAGGAACCGAGATGTCTTTATTCATATTGTTATACTATGTGTTATGCTGTGTATTACTTTTATGTGCATGCATCCCATCTTTCTAATTTTATCCGCAAATTTCTCAGGTAGCTAACAACTGGAAGGAAAGGCTGCAGGGCACGTTGGGGTATTCATCACAAGAAATAAACATGCTACGTGTGAAGACTTGCATCGATATAGCATTACGATGTGTCGATACTGACCGAAACAAAAGGCCTTACATAAAGGACATTGTCAATGAACTGGAAGAACTAGAAGCTAAGATTCAGAAAATGGCACTATCTTCAGATCATTCGAAAGCTGTGATACCTGGCCAGCAGGTATGATCATTCTGGTAGTATATGGTGAAACTGCCGATTGTTTACATTACACACGAGATTGTTTTCCATGCTGTGATACTGGGCACACACTGCCGATTGAGTAATAACTTGCAGTTTCACTACATCTCTGCCGATTGTTTACACATAGCTGCTGTGGCCAAGTATTACATCGTCTTTCTCCAATGGTCTGCTAGCTGGCACATAACTGCTGATTGTTTACATTACAGACAACAATCTCTTGCTGTTTCACCACATCTACCACTGCACCTTCTCCACCAGGCACCAAAAGCATACTATTCCTTATAGGaactaaaaaaaggaaaaacaataATACTCCCTctaatccaaattataagttgttctagcttttctagatagtagatacatagtaaaaagctatgtatctagacttttactatgtatctagacataatgtatatttagATAGATGGAATGTTGGGGGTATTTTTTTTTTGCCACACTCACACATAAAGCCCAAGCCATGgttgttccttttttttttggctgCCCAGACTAGATGTTCTTAAGATCGCAAACCATAATATTTGTAGATTTTGGATCTACCACCACACTGCATTAATCCCTTCTTCTTGCAGCAGAGCTCTGACTCCAACATTCTTGCTGTCGATCCAACCCTGGAGCTGCGCTTCTTATTCGAACTAAGGAAGGACATATCATGCTGCCTTCAACTGACAAATAAGACGGACGACTACATTGCATTTAACATAAAGACCAATAGAACCAAGTACTACGCAGAGCCAAACATAGGAATTATGCCACCATGTTCCAAGCGCTATATATCTGTCACGTTGCGAGCACAGGAGGCGGCACCACCAAATATGCAGTGCCATGACATGCTCCTTGTACAGAGTGTTAATGTCAGTGAGGGCTTGCCATCTGATAATGTCaccgaagacttcttcaaacaaGTCATGGTCGAGAAGGTGGTAGATGCGGTCAAACTGCCGATTGTTTACATTACACGGGATCATTTTTCATGCTAGTATAGTTGCCACTGTTGGTAATATGTCCTAAATGCAATAATAGAGGTGTTGTTAATGGTCAGTTGTCCTAAAGGCATGTGCAGCAGTGGAGCAGCATCGCTTGTGTACCTGTGATTTCACCGAGGGTCTAGAAAGTTTTGGGGTTTACCACTGCTCGCTGCCACACCTAAGGTGAAAAAAATATACAATCACGCAATGTGAATACCTGAATCCGAAGGAAAGCTAGGCCGTGTCTCTGAACGAGCTATGAGAGAAAAGGAAGGAGGATACATGATAGataaatgaaatgaaatcactgcAGCTCAGTGCCTGCTCTGCCGCGCTCTCACGGTCAGGGGCTACCGATCCACGCACCCCTCTCCCTTGGGCTATTGTGACCGCCAGATTCACTCATCGCGCCACCAAATGCTGCATGGGTCGCGCTCACAAGAACTAAAGTGCCTCCTCCGCTGTTGCCCCAGGTCGCGCTCACATGGATATGAATGTTTTTACCAGGTTTATTAGCCTTGTGTTCATGAAAATGAAGGCTTCTCAGATTTTTAATATGATCTTTGATATTGTTCTATCGTTTTATCTTCATTGTATATGACCTATATTTGTTTATAGACCATGTTATTTTTTTTATATCAGAGTTCTTACTATCCTTCGCTAGACATAGTGCAGTGTCATTGTTACGACTTCCACTACTGTACCGGGTCCGACAACGCAGCGAGAAGACAAGGATGCAATGGATGGGCCGTCACTGAGGAGGTGCAGCAGGCTGAGTGGACAACACCATGATCGACTGGTTTGCTGGGCTGGCGTCTTGGAGTATCAGCAAGAACAGCAAGAAGGGATCATCTATGAAACTTTGTAACAAACTCGTGCTTCTCCTATACGCAGACCTCGTCTAGACCAATCCCCTTCTTGCTGTTCTTCCTCAATTCTATTCCTCCTACCGGTGTCTTAACAAATTGGTATTCAGAGCCGAATCCTGGAGCCGCACGAGATCATACACCATCACTACACCAGATTCCGTAAACAATTTGGTGCCATCGACCCCAACATCAAGCTGATTCTCGACGAACTCAAGGTGATGCTTGGATTGGTCTCCGATCTGCAGACGTCGCTGACGACTCGCATCAACGTGGTGGAGATGGAGAGCACCATTGGCAAGCGGTTCGGCGACCTCGAGTCTGCAGCCAAGGTGTTCGGTGAGTCGAGTGGTGCTCGACTCCGGTGCGGCCACATCGGCAGGCATCCTTCTCGCACATGAGGCGGCCGCGGCGATCTCAGCTGCCGGTGACCCGGTCGTCGGCCGTATGGGCACCGCGCGGCAACAAGTCACTAGGGGGGTTTGAGTTCCGAGCTCAATCCCCGGCCAAGGGTACGTTCGTCCTGCCCAATCCCCACCTCAAGCTTCATTGTTCCTATTCGAGTTCTGCGCTGGATGCGGGTCTACTTGGTGGTTCAGGTGGAGGTGATGAGTCGCGTGAGCGTCGTTCTCACTGGGGATCACCGTATTCCAGTAGCAAACAGCCTAAAATGAATTTTCCCAATTTTGATGGCGAGAACCCAAAGTTGTGGATCAATCGTTGCCAGGACTACTTTGACATGTACTCCATAGAACATCATTGGTGGATCAAGTTGCAACCATGCACCTGTCCGGAGCGGGAGTGCGCTGGTTGCAATCAGTGGAGGGGCGTGTCAAGTTGATTGGTTGGGTTGAGTTTTGTGAGTTCGTCCTGGACCGATTTGGCAAGGATCAGCATGAACTCCTCAATGAAATTCGTATGTGTGTTGAAAttgttcaagtcacatgctcaacgTGGATTTGCTCAATGAAGTGAGAGAAAGATGATCGCAACCCCTTATTATGAAGAGATATTATTGAGAAGAAATGTCATATGAAGATGTTGAAGACTAAGTGGTTGAAATAAATATTTCCAATTAATCTTGAGTATAGGTacgtcatactattaagggggatgcAACATGAAAGTTAGACAAGATATATAGAAATGTTTGACTGAATACAAACCTAATATAGCATGTAAAAAAAAGTAGAGAGAATACGTATTATATACAAGTCTTCTGCAATAAGGAGAAAATGATATGACAAGCAAATCACGATGTTCCCTACTGGATTCACGCACTTTAGCCTATATAATTTCAGAAGAACAGTTTCTAAATACTACTACTTTGAGCCCTTGTACCCTCAGTTCATATTACAAGTTTGGAAGTCAATTAGTTCCCGTATTTTTCTTCTTTTATATACATtgacatgcttcaaaactttttgtttgTTGTCTTGAACAAATCATGTGTCAATAAATTTTCCAAAAATATAATGTACCTAAACACTTAGATGAAAAATCTATTAAGAGAAATTCAACAGTAAAGATCTTATTAGCTTTGTATATCTTAGTCAAAAAAATGACTGCACATAGTTAACATATATTAACATATAGAGTGTTTTCATAGTCAAATTAAACAGATGATCAACAG
Proteins encoded in this region:
- the LOC136505907 gene encoding cysteine-rich receptor-like protein kinase 44 isoform X1 — encoded protein: MSESTYFKLDLIKTITGDFADERMVGSGGFGVVYRGTYDGQDIAVKKLHPLPGLDDKAFDNEFRSLSKINHPNVVRLIGYCHEAQRKFLPHKGEVIAATLMERVLCFEYMEGGSLDKHILADSCDLDWLTCYKIIKGTCEGLNRLHSEQGKPIYHMDLKPANILLDKNMTAKIGDLGLSRLVSSTQTYQTKAREGSVGYMPPEYINSGDISRKFDVFSLGVIIIRIMDGNDGNSRRFDMPREQFIEFVANNWKERLQGTLGYSSQEINMLRVKTCIDIALRCVDTDRNKRPYIKDIVNELEELEAKIQKMALSSDHSKAVIPGQQQSSDSNILAVDPTLELRFLFELRKDISCCLQLTNKTDDYIAFNIKTNRTKYYAEPNIGIMPPCSKRYISVTLRAQEAAPPNMQCHDMLLVQSVNVSEGLPSDNVTEDFFKQVMVEKVVDAVKLPIVYITRDHFSC
- the LOC136505907 gene encoding cysteine-rich receptor-like protein kinase 44 isoform X2, giving the protein MSESTYFKLDLIKTITGDFADERMVGSGGFGVVYRGTYDGQDIAVKKLHPLPGLDDKAFDNEFRSLSKINHPNVVRLIGYCHEAQRKFLPHKGEVIAATLMERVLCFEYMEGGSLDKHILADSCDLDWLTCYKIIKGTCEGLNRLHSEQGKPIYHMDLKPANILLDKNMTAKIGDLGLSRLVSSTQTYQTKAREGSVGYMPPEYINSGDISRKFDVFSLGVIIIRIMDGNDGNSRRFDMPREQFIEFVANNWKERLQGTLGYSSQEINMLRVKTCIDIALRCVDTDRNKRPYIKDIVNELEELEAKIQKMALSSDHSKAVIPGQQSSDSNILAVDPTLELRFLFELRKDISCCLQLTNKTDDYIAFNIKTNRTKYYAEPNIGIMPPCSKRYISVTLRAQEAAPPNMQCHDMLLVQSVNVSEGLPSDNVTEDFFKQVMVEKVVDAVKLPIVYITRDHFSC